In one window of Myxocyprinus asiaticus isolate MX2 ecotype Aquarium Trade chromosome 43, UBuf_Myxa_2, whole genome shotgun sequence DNA:
- the LOC127433636 gene encoding serine/threonine-protein kinase 10-like isoform X2, producing MEGHVKLADFGVSAKMDNTLQKRSTFIGTPYWMAPEVIMCETSKDNPYSSKADIWSLGITLIEAAEMEPPHHSLNPMRVLLKITKSPPPTLSNPRQWSSHFQDFLRRALHKNPESRWGAQQLLAHPFSYSGRDGRALKELTAEAKAEVTEVIEAESLLDFQCSVNEMLATESEQTQPQPVQAVEEQRPHEPESPQKTVDAVPQSPTNSEPKSEAKVTRRASQATDKSQKRTRRLSVPGNLLSFLTGSSRHCKSGFWGDNSAVQGTKDSEDSIAAKTVANCLSVSQGDDSHESECTDKLKEQTSDLVEVKNNEAAVAKDKEAKVETDKQETKNINHSSTQTHVQTDISEKKTLDLTKLDSDADEDSGHNDQTFWKSLQKPAIVNKINLPRATHPPTTLIKALSLETPLTKKCKMDEDISKNEYLDLACPLKTCSSLLTVDINKFLAVEMLSSNIPEEIPDLQKGQQTTEPSENDTVEETIMLVEEKTDVEIAGPADMETNGGTEDETKLESCQEGKDLNGAEDTSTEEATMEKHITMEVGDENVNESINKDSNEKEESSEKGKELNATTDTGTEQEEHLATKESMPPTEVESKNENGKTTRQSDEMETPIQIKETKIIVLHNSEREIELSTKVNTEETSTKGEMSVSGNEGETDRDEKVNCSKEKDVVTDSEEPKQECNQRNDIINLQNSKGDQSKSKGDDTIDVTGPKLKKQVMFALEEDKKKQDKTDERPLANGIEDLDLIPPHVGSNGTTTKESNGDTIPPLSPTTEPTSPHLSTGFEGDLHPSRRTVKKTRKFMVDGREVSVTTSKVVSERDGKEQQMRSTRRQELHALKLLQREEQREHAHLEQKLQQQREQMFRHIEQEMTSKKQYYDSELERLEKQYQQQSSQMEAEHTGRLREDARRLKAQQEKELSRKSSALKADPKEEQRFLQKQQQELNEALQKGVQEHKRKVASMEWEITVKSQQLKRAREAVIWELEQRHLQEKYHLFKQQVKEQYSLQRQQLTKRHNKDKDRASRFQQVLLEEQKSLQAQERASFQKAQKAEAKAHLNQFKVELRKQGLSGPEQRQRLTQFLSEEEARQKQDRQGLQESHENQLKAVQEQCDASAFELQQLQNEKLQVLVDMEKKKIKALEDEHTLELNEWRDKLACRKEVLEEDLARRRREKEGTRRRGSEPENRHAARRSKFFPSLSFS from the exons ATGGAGGGACATGTCAAACTAG CTGATTTTGGTGTGTCTGCAAAAATGGACAATACCCTTCAAAAACGATCAACTTTCATTGGAACTCCATACTG GATGGCACCGGAGGTGATCATGTGTGAAACATCAAAGGACAATCCCTACAGCTCGAAAGCTGATATCTGGTCACTGGGCATCACTTTGATTGAGGCTGCTGAGATGGAGCCCCCTCATCATTCTCTCAATCCCATGAGGGTCCTACTGAAGATCACCAAGTCTCCACCACCCACACTTTCCAATCCTCGCCAGTG GTCATCTCATTTCCAAGACTTTCTGAGGCGGGCATTACATAAGAACCCAGAGTCTCGTTGGGGAGCCCAACAGCTCTTGGCCCACCCTTTCTCTTACTCTGGGCGAGATGGGCGAGCCCTTAAAGAGCTCACTGCTGAGGCAAAAGCAGAAGTGACTGAGGTCATAGAGGCTGAG TCTCTTTTAGACTTCCAGTGTTCTGTGAATGAGATGCTAGCGACAGAGTCTGAGCAAACACAGCCACAACCAGTACAAGCAGTTGAAGAACAAAGACCACATGAACCTGAGAGTCCTCAGAAGACCGTAGATGCTGTTCCTCAATCTCCCACCAACTCCGAGCCAAAGAGTGAGGCTAAAGTAACTCGCAGGGCCTCCCAGGCCACAGATAAATCACAAAAGAGGACAAGACGCCTCTCCGTCCCTGGAAACCTGCTTTCGTTTCTGACAGGGAGCTCTCGTCATTGCAAATCTGGATTCTGGGGTGACAATTCAGCCGTTCAGGGAACTAAAGACTCTGAAGATTCCATTGCAGCGAAAACTGTAGCAAATTGTCTTTCGGTTTCACAGGGAGATGACAGCCATGAGAGTGAATGCACTGACAAACTCAAGGAGCAAACATCTGACTTAGTTGAAGTTAAAAATAATGAGGCTGCTGTTGCCAAAGACAAGGAAGCTAAAGTAGAAACCGACAAGCAAGAAACAAAGAACATAAATCAttcaagcacacaaacacacgtgcaAACCGATATCTCTGAAAAGAAAACACTAGATCTTACCAAGCTGGACTCTGATGCTGATGAGGATTCAGGCCACAATGACCAAACATTCTGGAAATCCCTCCAAAAACCTGCTATTGTCAACAAAATCAACCTTCCTAGAGCAACGCATCCACCAACCACACTGATTAAAGCTTTAAGTTTGGAAACACCACTAACCAAAAAGTGCAAAATGGACGAGGACATTTCTAAAAATGAGTACCTTGATTTGGCCTGTCCTTTGAAAACATGCAGTTCTCTTCTCACAGTTGATATTAACAAATTTTTAGCCGTTGAGATGCTATCTAGTAACATACCTGAAGAAATTCCTGATCTACAGAAAGGACAACAGACAACTGAACCATCAGAAAATGACACTGTTGAGGAAACAATCATGCTTGTTGAAGAAAAAACTGATGTAGAAATAGCAGGGCCAGCAGATATGGAGACCAATGGAGGAACAGAAGACGAAACAAAATTGGAAAGTTGTCAAGAAGGCAAAGACCTTAATGGAGCTGAAGATACAAGTACAGAAGAAGCCACCATGGAAAAGCACATTACCATGGAGGTAGGGGATGAGAATGTCAACGAATCCATCAACAAAGATTCAAACGAGAAAGAGGAAAGCAGTGAAAAAGGCAAAGAACTGAATGCGACAACTGATACAGGGACGGAGCAAGAAGAACATTTAGCCACCAAGGAAAGTATGCCACCAACTGAGGTGGAATCAAAAAACGAAAATGGTAAAACCACAAGACAATCAGATGAGATGGAAACACCCATCCAAATTAAGGAGACAAAGATCATTGTTTTACACAAttcagagagagaaatagagctATCAACTAAAGTAAATACAGAAGAGACCAGTACTAAGGGGGAAATGAGTGTCAGTGGCAATGAAGGAGAAACCGACAGAGATGAGAAAGTAAACTGTTCTAAAGAGAAAGATGTTGTTACTGATTCAGAGGAACCTAAACAAGAATGTAACCAAAGGAATGATATTATAAACTTACAAAACTCCAAAGGAGACCAATCGAAAAGCAAAGGTGATGATACAATAGATGTGACTGGACCAAAGCTGAAAAAGCAGGTGATGTTTGCACTTGAGGAGGACAAAAAAAAGCAAGATAAAACCGATGAAAGGCCACTTGCAAATGGCATAGAAGATTTAGACCTAATACCACCACATGTTGGATCTAATGGAACCACAACTAAGGAATCTAATGGTGACACAATTCCACCTCTTTCTCCAACTACAGAGCCAACTTCCCCTCATCTGTCCACTGGCTTTGAAGGG GACTTACACCCAAGCAGGAGGACAGTAAAGAAAACTCGAAAATTTATGGTGGATGGTCGTGAGGTCAGTGTTACCACCTCCAaagtggttagtgagagagatgGCAAGGAACAACAAATGCGCTCCACCAG ACGGCAGGAGCTGCACGCATTGAAGCTCTTGCAGAGAGAGGAGCAGAGAGAGCATGCGCATCTTGAGCAGAAACTCCAGCAACAGCGAGAACAGATGTTCCGCCACATAGAACAAGAGATGACT AGCAAGAAGCAATACTATGACAGTGAGCTTGAGAGACTTGAAAAACAGTACCAACAGCAAAGCAGTCAAATGGAGGCAGAGCACACAGGCCGACTCAGAGAGGATGCAAGGAGACTCAAGGCACAGCAGGAGAAAGAGCTTAGCCGCAAGAGCAGTGCCTTGAAAGCTGACCCGAAAGAG GAACAACGGTTCCTGCAGAAGCAGCAGCAGGAACTGAATGAAGCTCTGCAGAAAGGCGTTCAGGAACATAAGAGGAAGGTGGCGTCCATGGAATGGGAGATTACAGTAAAATCTCAACAGCTCAAGCGAG CTCGTGAGGCAGTGATTTGGGAGTTAGAACAGCGCCATCTACAGGAGAAGTACCACCTTTTCAAACAGCAGGTGAAGGAACAGTACTCCCTGCAAAGACAGCAACTGACGAAGAGACACAACAAG GATAAGGACAGAGCATCTCGGTTCCAGCAGGTTCTTCTAGAGGAACAGAAGTCATTGCAGGCCCAGGAGAGAGCTTCCTTTCAGAAGGCCCAGAAAGCTGAAGCCAAAGCCCATTTGAACCAGTTCAAGGTGGAACTCAGGAAGCAGGGTCTGAGCGGTCCTGAACAGCGTCAGCGTCTCACACAG TTTTTGTCAGAGGAGGAGGCCAGACAGAAGCAGGACAGGCAGGGTCTGCAAGAGAGTCATGAGAACCAGCTGAAAGCAGTGCAGGAACAATGTGATGCCAGTGCTTTTGAACTGCAGCAACTTCAG AATGAGAAGCTTCAAGTTCTTGTGGACATGGAGAAGAAAAAGATCAAAGCTCTGGAAGATGAGCACACCCTGGAGCTCAATGAATGGAGAGATAAGCTAGCATGCAGGAAAGAG GTGCTAGAGGAAGATCTGGCTCGCAGACGCAGAGAAAAAGAAGGAACAAGAAGACGAGGCAGTGAACCTGAAAACCGACATGCAGCTCGTCGTTCAAAGTTCTTCCCAAGCCTAAGCTTCTCTTGA
- the LOC127433636 gene encoding serine/threonine-protein kinase 10-like isoform X3, with protein sequence MSSHFQDFLRRALHKNPESRWGAQQLLAHPFSYSGRDGRALKELTAEAKAEVTEVIEAESLLDFQCSVNEMLATESEQTQPQPVQAVEEQRPHEPESPQKTVDAVPQSPTNSEPKSEAKVTRRASQATDKSQKRTRRLSVPGNLLSFLTGSSRHCKSGFWGDNSAVQGTKDSEDSIAAKTVANCLSVSQGDDSHESECTDKLKEQTSDLVEVKNNEAAVAKDKEAKVETDKQETKNINHSSTQTHVQTDISEKKTLDLTKLDSDADEDSGHNDQTFWKSLQKPAIVNKINLPRATHPPTTLIKALSLETPLTKKCKMDEDISKNEYLDLACPLKTCSSLLTVDINKFLAVEMLSSNIPEEIPDLQKGQQTTEPSENDTVEETIMLVEEKTDVEIAGPADMETNGGTEDETKLESCQEGKDLNGAEDTSTEEATMEKHITMEVGDENVNESINKDSNEKEESSEKGKELNATTDTGTEQEEHLATKESMPPTEVESKNENGKTTRQSDEMETPIQIKETKIIVLHNSEREIELSTKVNTEETSTKGEMSVSGNEGETDRDEKVNCSKEKDVVTDSEEPKQECNQRNDIINLQNSKGDQSKSKGDDTIDVTGPKLKKQVMFALEEDKKKQDKTDERPLANGIEDLDLIPPHVGSNGTTTKESNGDTIPPLSPTTEPTSPHLSTGFEGDLHPSRRTVKKTRKFMVDGREVSVTTSKVVSERDGKEQQMRSTRRQELHALKLLQREEQREHAHLEQKLQQQREQMFRHIEQEMTSKKQYYDSELERLEKQYQQQSSQMEAEHTGRLREDARRLKAQQEKELSRKSSALKADPKEEQRFLQKQQQELNEALQKGVQEHKRKVASMEWEITVKSQQLKRAREAVIWELEQRHLQEKYHLFKQQVKEQYSLQRQQLTKRHNKDKDRASRFQQVLLEEQKSLQAQERASFQKAQKAEAKAHLNQFKVELRKQGLSGPEQRQRLTQFLSEEEARQKQDRQGLQESHENQLKAVQEQCDASAFELQQLQNEKLQVLVDMEKKKIKALEDEHTLELNEWRDKLACRKEVLEEDLARRRREKEGTRRRGSEPENRHAARRSKFFPSLSFS encoded by the exons at GTCATCTCATTTCCAAGACTTTCTGAGGCGGGCATTACATAAGAACCCAGAGTCTCGTTGGGGAGCCCAACAGCTCTTGGCCCACCCTTTCTCTTACTCTGGGCGAGATGGGCGAGCCCTTAAAGAGCTCACTGCTGAGGCAAAAGCAGAAGTGACTGAGGTCATAGAGGCTGAG TCTCTTTTAGACTTCCAGTGTTCTGTGAATGAGATGCTAGCGACAGAGTCTGAGCAAACACAGCCACAACCAGTACAAGCAGTTGAAGAACAAAGACCACATGAACCTGAGAGTCCTCAGAAGACCGTAGATGCTGTTCCTCAATCTCCCACCAACTCCGAGCCAAAGAGTGAGGCTAAAGTAACTCGCAGGGCCTCCCAGGCCACAGATAAATCACAAAAGAGGACAAGACGCCTCTCCGTCCCTGGAAACCTGCTTTCGTTTCTGACAGGGAGCTCTCGTCATTGCAAATCTGGATTCTGGGGTGACAATTCAGCCGTTCAGGGAACTAAAGACTCTGAAGATTCCATTGCAGCGAAAACTGTAGCAAATTGTCTTTCGGTTTCACAGGGAGATGACAGCCATGAGAGTGAATGCACTGACAAACTCAAGGAGCAAACATCTGACTTAGTTGAAGTTAAAAATAATGAGGCTGCTGTTGCCAAAGACAAGGAAGCTAAAGTAGAAACCGACAAGCAAGAAACAAAGAACATAAATCAttcaagcacacaaacacacgtgcaAACCGATATCTCTGAAAAGAAAACACTAGATCTTACCAAGCTGGACTCTGATGCTGATGAGGATTCAGGCCACAATGACCAAACATTCTGGAAATCCCTCCAAAAACCTGCTATTGTCAACAAAATCAACCTTCCTAGAGCAACGCATCCACCAACCACACTGATTAAAGCTTTAAGTTTGGAAACACCACTAACCAAAAAGTGCAAAATGGACGAGGACATTTCTAAAAATGAGTACCTTGATTTGGCCTGTCCTTTGAAAACATGCAGTTCTCTTCTCACAGTTGATATTAACAAATTTTTAGCCGTTGAGATGCTATCTAGTAACATACCTGAAGAAATTCCTGATCTACAGAAAGGACAACAGACAACTGAACCATCAGAAAATGACACTGTTGAGGAAACAATCATGCTTGTTGAAGAAAAAACTGATGTAGAAATAGCAGGGCCAGCAGATATGGAGACCAATGGAGGAACAGAAGACGAAACAAAATTGGAAAGTTGTCAAGAAGGCAAAGACCTTAATGGAGCTGAAGATACAAGTACAGAAGAAGCCACCATGGAAAAGCACATTACCATGGAGGTAGGGGATGAGAATGTCAACGAATCCATCAACAAAGATTCAAACGAGAAAGAGGAAAGCAGTGAAAAAGGCAAAGAACTGAATGCGACAACTGATACAGGGACGGAGCAAGAAGAACATTTAGCCACCAAGGAAAGTATGCCACCAACTGAGGTGGAATCAAAAAACGAAAATGGTAAAACCACAAGACAATCAGATGAGATGGAAACACCCATCCAAATTAAGGAGACAAAGATCATTGTTTTACACAAttcagagagagaaatagagctATCAACTAAAGTAAATACAGAAGAGACCAGTACTAAGGGGGAAATGAGTGTCAGTGGCAATGAAGGAGAAACCGACAGAGATGAGAAAGTAAACTGTTCTAAAGAGAAAGATGTTGTTACTGATTCAGAGGAACCTAAACAAGAATGTAACCAAAGGAATGATATTATAAACTTACAAAACTCCAAAGGAGACCAATCGAAAAGCAAAGGTGATGATACAATAGATGTGACTGGACCAAAGCTGAAAAAGCAGGTGATGTTTGCACTTGAGGAGGACAAAAAAAAGCAAGATAAAACCGATGAAAGGCCACTTGCAAATGGCATAGAAGATTTAGACCTAATACCACCACATGTTGGATCTAATGGAACCACAACTAAGGAATCTAATGGTGACACAATTCCACCTCTTTCTCCAACTACAGAGCCAACTTCCCCTCATCTGTCCACTGGCTTTGAAGGG GACTTACACCCAAGCAGGAGGACAGTAAAGAAAACTCGAAAATTTATGGTGGATGGTCGTGAGGTCAGTGTTACCACCTCCAaagtggttagtgagagagatgGCAAGGAACAACAAATGCGCTCCACCAG ACGGCAGGAGCTGCACGCATTGAAGCTCTTGCAGAGAGAGGAGCAGAGAGAGCATGCGCATCTTGAGCAGAAACTCCAGCAACAGCGAGAACAGATGTTCCGCCACATAGAACAAGAGATGACT AGCAAGAAGCAATACTATGACAGTGAGCTTGAGAGACTTGAAAAACAGTACCAACAGCAAAGCAGTCAAATGGAGGCAGAGCACACAGGCCGACTCAGAGAGGATGCAAGGAGACTCAAGGCACAGCAGGAGAAAGAGCTTAGCCGCAAGAGCAGTGCCTTGAAAGCTGACCCGAAAGAG GAACAACGGTTCCTGCAGAAGCAGCAGCAGGAACTGAATGAAGCTCTGCAGAAAGGCGTTCAGGAACATAAGAGGAAGGTGGCGTCCATGGAATGGGAGATTACAGTAAAATCTCAACAGCTCAAGCGAG CTCGTGAGGCAGTGATTTGGGAGTTAGAACAGCGCCATCTACAGGAGAAGTACCACCTTTTCAAACAGCAGGTGAAGGAACAGTACTCCCTGCAAAGACAGCAACTGACGAAGAGACACAACAAG GATAAGGACAGAGCATCTCGGTTCCAGCAGGTTCTTCTAGAGGAACAGAAGTCATTGCAGGCCCAGGAGAGAGCTTCCTTTCAGAAGGCCCAGAAAGCTGAAGCCAAAGCCCATTTGAACCAGTTCAAGGTGGAACTCAGGAAGCAGGGTCTGAGCGGTCCTGAACAGCGTCAGCGTCTCACACAG TTTTTGTCAGAGGAGGAGGCCAGACAGAAGCAGGACAGGCAGGGTCTGCAAGAGAGTCATGAGAACCAGCTGAAAGCAGTGCAGGAACAATGTGATGCCAGTGCTTTTGAACTGCAGCAACTTCAG AATGAGAAGCTTCAAGTTCTTGTGGACATGGAGAAGAAAAAGATCAAAGCTCTGGAAGATGAGCACACCCTGGAGCTCAATGAATGGAGAGATAAGCTAGCATGCAGGAAAGAG GTGCTAGAGGAAGATCTGGCTCGCAGACGCAGAGAAAAAGAAGGAACAAGAAGACGAGGCAGTGAACCTGAAAACCGACATGCAGCTCGTCGTTCAAAGTTCTTCCCAAGCCTAAGCTTCTCTTGA
- the LOC127433636 gene encoding serine/threonine-protein kinase 10-like isoform X1: protein MASLLMRIFRLGVEKKRVRHYENLKRDVDPHQMWETLGELGDGAFGKVYKAQNQTTGVLGAAKVIEVRSEEQLDDYITEIDILAACRHANIISLLDAIFFEGWLWILIEYCPGGALDDIMLELERGLSEQQISEVCCQTLQALSYLHQHHIIHRDLKAGNILLTMEGHVKLADFGVSAKMDNTLQKRSTFIGTPYWMAPEVIMCETSKDNPYSSKADIWSLGITLIEAAEMEPPHHSLNPMRVLLKITKSPPPTLSNPRQWSSHFQDFLRRALHKNPESRWGAQQLLAHPFSYSGRDGRALKELTAEAKAEVTEVIEAESLLDFQCSVNEMLATESEQTQPQPVQAVEEQRPHEPESPQKTVDAVPQSPTNSEPKSEAKVTRRASQATDKSQKRTRRLSVPGNLLSFLTGSSRHCKSGFWGDNSAVQGTKDSEDSIAAKTVANCLSVSQGDDSHESECTDKLKEQTSDLVEVKNNEAAVAKDKEAKVETDKQETKNINHSSTQTHVQTDISEKKTLDLTKLDSDADEDSGHNDQTFWKSLQKPAIVNKINLPRATHPPTTLIKALSLETPLTKKCKMDEDISKNEYLDLACPLKTCSSLLTVDINKFLAVEMLSSNIPEEIPDLQKGQQTTEPSENDTVEETIMLVEEKTDVEIAGPADMETNGGTEDETKLESCQEGKDLNGAEDTSTEEATMEKHITMEVGDENVNESINKDSNEKEESSEKGKELNATTDTGTEQEEHLATKESMPPTEVESKNENGKTTRQSDEMETPIQIKETKIIVLHNSEREIELSTKVNTEETSTKGEMSVSGNEGETDRDEKVNCSKEKDVVTDSEEPKQECNQRNDIINLQNSKGDQSKSKGDDTIDVTGPKLKKQVMFALEEDKKKQDKTDERPLANGIEDLDLIPPHVGSNGTTTKESNGDTIPPLSPTTEPTSPHLSTGFEGDLHPSRRTVKKTRKFMVDGREVSVTTSKVVSERDGKEQQMRSTRRQELHALKLLQREEQREHAHLEQKLQQQREQMFRHIEQEMTSKKQYYDSELERLEKQYQQQSSQMEAEHTGRLREDARRLKAQQEKELSRKSSALKADPKEEQRFLQKQQQELNEALQKGVQEHKRKVASMEWEITVKSQQLKRAREAVIWELEQRHLQEKYHLFKQQVKEQYSLQRQQLTKRHNKDKDRASRFQQVLLEEQKSLQAQERASFQKAQKAEAKAHLNQFKVELRKQGLSGPEQRQRLTQFLSEEEARQKQDRQGLQESHENQLKAVQEQCDASAFELQQLQNEKLQVLVDMEKKKIKALEDEHTLELNEWRDKLACRKEVLEEDLARRRREKEGTRRRGSEPENRHAARRSKFFPSLSFS, encoded by the exons ATGGCCTCCCTCCTTATGCGTATCTTTCGGCTGGGTGTGGAAAAAAAGCGTGTTAGACACTATGAAAACCTGAAGAGAGATGTGGATCCACATCAGATGTGGGAGACTTTGGGCGaactgggggatggagcttttgGTAAGGTGTATAAG GCTCAGAATCAGACGACAGGGGTCCTGGGAGCTGCTAAAGTTATTGAAGTACGCAGTGAAGAGCAGCTGGATGACTACATCACTGAGATAGACATCCTCGCAGCATGTCGCCATGCAAATATTATATCTTTGCTGGACGCCATCTTCTTTGAGGGCTGGCTATGG ATCCTTATTGAGTACTGCCCTGGAGGAGCCCTGGATGATATCATGTTGG AGCTGGAGCGGGGCCTTTCAGAGCAACAGATCAGTGAAGTGTGCTGTCAGACTCTGCAAGCTCTGTCTTACCTGCACCAACATCACATTATACACAGAGACCTGAAGGCTGGCAATATTCTGCTCACGATGGAGGGACATGTCAAACTAG CTGATTTTGGTGTGTCTGCAAAAATGGACAATACCCTTCAAAAACGATCAACTTTCATTGGAACTCCATACTG GATGGCACCGGAGGTGATCATGTGTGAAACATCAAAGGACAATCCCTACAGCTCGAAAGCTGATATCTGGTCACTGGGCATCACTTTGATTGAGGCTGCTGAGATGGAGCCCCCTCATCATTCTCTCAATCCCATGAGGGTCCTACTGAAGATCACCAAGTCTCCACCACCCACACTTTCCAATCCTCGCCAGTG GTCATCTCATTTCCAAGACTTTCTGAGGCGGGCATTACATAAGAACCCAGAGTCTCGTTGGGGAGCCCAACAGCTCTTGGCCCACCCTTTCTCTTACTCTGGGCGAGATGGGCGAGCCCTTAAAGAGCTCACTGCTGAGGCAAAAGCAGAAGTGACTGAGGTCATAGAGGCTGAG TCTCTTTTAGACTTCCAGTGTTCTGTGAATGAGATGCTAGCGACAGAGTCTGAGCAAACACAGCCACAACCAGTACAAGCAGTTGAAGAACAAAGACCACATGAACCTGAGAGTCCTCAGAAGACCGTAGATGCTGTTCCTCAATCTCCCACCAACTCCGAGCCAAAGAGTGAGGCTAAAGTAACTCGCAGGGCCTCCCAGGCCACAGATAAATCACAAAAGAGGACAAGACGCCTCTCCGTCCCTGGAAACCTGCTTTCGTTTCTGACAGGGAGCTCTCGTCATTGCAAATCTGGATTCTGGGGTGACAATTCAGCCGTTCAGGGAACTAAAGACTCTGAAGATTCCATTGCAGCGAAAACTGTAGCAAATTGTCTTTCGGTTTCACAGGGAGATGACAGCCATGAGAGTGAATGCACTGACAAACTCAAGGAGCAAACATCTGACTTAGTTGAAGTTAAAAATAATGAGGCTGCTGTTGCCAAAGACAAGGAAGCTAAAGTAGAAACCGACAAGCAAGAAACAAAGAACATAAATCAttcaagcacacaaacacacgtgcaAACCGATATCTCTGAAAAGAAAACACTAGATCTTACCAAGCTGGACTCTGATGCTGATGAGGATTCAGGCCACAATGACCAAACATTCTGGAAATCCCTCCAAAAACCTGCTATTGTCAACAAAATCAACCTTCCTAGAGCAACGCATCCACCAACCACACTGATTAAAGCTTTAAGTTTGGAAACACCACTAACCAAAAAGTGCAAAATGGACGAGGACATTTCTAAAAATGAGTACCTTGATTTGGCCTGTCCTTTGAAAACATGCAGTTCTCTTCTCACAGTTGATATTAACAAATTTTTAGCCGTTGAGATGCTATCTAGTAACATACCTGAAGAAATTCCTGATCTACAGAAAGGACAACAGACAACTGAACCATCAGAAAATGACACTGTTGAGGAAACAATCATGCTTGTTGAAGAAAAAACTGATGTAGAAATAGCAGGGCCAGCAGATATGGAGACCAATGGAGGAACAGAAGACGAAACAAAATTGGAAAGTTGTCAAGAAGGCAAAGACCTTAATGGAGCTGAAGATACAAGTACAGAAGAAGCCACCATGGAAAAGCACATTACCATGGAGGTAGGGGATGAGAATGTCAACGAATCCATCAACAAAGATTCAAACGAGAAAGAGGAAAGCAGTGAAAAAGGCAAAGAACTGAATGCGACAACTGATACAGGGACGGAGCAAGAAGAACATTTAGCCACCAAGGAAAGTATGCCACCAACTGAGGTGGAATCAAAAAACGAAAATGGTAAAACCACAAGACAATCAGATGAGATGGAAACACCCATCCAAATTAAGGAGACAAAGATCATTGTTTTACACAAttcagagagagaaatagagctATCAACTAAAGTAAATACAGAAGAGACCAGTACTAAGGGGGAAATGAGTGTCAGTGGCAATGAAGGAGAAACCGACAGAGATGAGAAAGTAAACTGTTCTAAAGAGAAAGATGTTGTTACTGATTCAGAGGAACCTAAACAAGAATGTAACCAAAGGAATGATATTATAAACTTACAAAACTCCAAAGGAGACCAATCGAAAAGCAAAGGTGATGATACAATAGATGTGACTGGACCAAAGCTGAAAAAGCAGGTGATGTTTGCACTTGAGGAGGACAAAAAAAAGCAAGATAAAACCGATGAAAGGCCACTTGCAAATGGCATAGAAGATTTAGACCTAATACCACCACATGTTGGATCTAATGGAACCACAACTAAGGAATCTAATGGTGACACAATTCCACCTCTTTCTCCAACTACAGAGCCAACTTCCCCTCATCTGTCCACTGGCTTTGAAGGG GACTTACACCCAAGCAGGAGGACAGTAAAGAAAACTCGAAAATTTATGGTGGATGGTCGTGAGGTCAGTGTTACCACCTCCAaagtggttagtgagagagatgGCAAGGAACAACAAATGCGCTCCACCAG ACGGCAGGAGCTGCACGCATTGAAGCTCTTGCAGAGAGAGGAGCAGAGAGAGCATGCGCATCTTGAGCAGAAACTCCAGCAACAGCGAGAACAGATGTTCCGCCACATAGAACAAGAGATGACT AGCAAGAAGCAATACTATGACAGTGAGCTTGAGAGACTTGAAAAACAGTACCAACAGCAAAGCAGTCAAATGGAGGCAGAGCACACAGGCCGACTCAGAGAGGATGCAAGGAGACTCAAGGCACAGCAGGAGAAAGAGCTTAGCCGCAAGAGCAGTGCCTTGAAAGCTGACCCGAAAGAG GAACAACGGTTCCTGCAGAAGCAGCAGCAGGAACTGAATGAAGCTCTGCAGAAAGGCGTTCAGGAACATAAGAGGAAGGTGGCGTCCATGGAATGGGAGATTACAGTAAAATCTCAACAGCTCAAGCGAG CTCGTGAGGCAGTGATTTGGGAGTTAGAACAGCGCCATCTACAGGAGAAGTACCACCTTTTCAAACAGCAGGTGAAGGAACAGTACTCCCTGCAAAGACAGCAACTGACGAAGAGACACAACAAG GATAAGGACAGAGCATCTCGGTTCCAGCAGGTTCTTCTAGAGGAACAGAAGTCATTGCAGGCCCAGGAGAGAGCTTCCTTTCAGAAGGCCCAGAAAGCTGAAGCCAAAGCCCATTTGAACCAGTTCAAGGTGGAACTCAGGAAGCAGGGTCTGAGCGGTCCTGAACAGCGTCAGCGTCTCACACAG TTTTTGTCAGAGGAGGAGGCCAGACAGAAGCAGGACAGGCAGGGTCTGCAAGAGAGTCATGAGAACCAGCTGAAAGCAGTGCAGGAACAATGTGATGCCAGTGCTTTTGAACTGCAGCAACTTCAG AATGAGAAGCTTCAAGTTCTTGTGGACATGGAGAAGAAAAAGATCAAAGCTCTGGAAGATGAGCACACCCTGGAGCTCAATGAATGGAGAGATAAGCTAGCATGCAGGAAAGAG GTGCTAGAGGAAGATCTGGCTCGCAGACGCAGAGAAAAAGAAGGAACAAGAAGACGAGGCAGTGAACCTGAAAACCGACATGCAGCTCGTCGTTCAAAGTTCTTCCCAAGCCTAAGCTTCTCTTGA